A genomic region of Nymphaea colorata isolate Beijing-Zhang1983 chromosome 2, ASM883128v2, whole genome shotgun sequence contains the following coding sequences:
- the LOC116246971 gene encoding uncharacterized protein LOC116246971 — protein MAAVAPLRAWARTIIRSSSSSSFVRLPSSARFVSSDSTARLGLRFPEPEPADTETPANKSRNEKKREAKRAVKWGMDLAQLPPPQIKLILKAAALEQEVFEALMLAKRLGPDVREGKRRQFNYIGRLLRDAQPELMDALIQASKDGDTGRLQSLCGKQTWPMNPEADVEFEDDDLQEACDDYLEIADRWFVGLVDKDSSITNEVYSLHSVDFDRQELRKLVRRVQSIQSNQLREENMEGPDESLAGAKTLLSRFLRSLAKKSLTM, from the exons ATGGCTGCCGTCGCTCCTTTAAGGGCTTGGGCGAGGACCATCATTCgatcttcttcttcgtcatcttTTGTCCGACTACCATCCTCTGCTCGGTTTGTCAGTTCCGACTCGACGGCACGTCTTGGCCTGAGGTTCCCAGAGCCTGAGCCGGCAGACACGGAAACGCCGGCGAATAAGAGCAGAAatgagaagaagagggaggcgAAGCGTGCAGTCAAGTGGGGGATGGACCTCGCGCAACTCCCACCTCCCCAGATCAAGCTGATACTGAA GGCTGCTGCGCTTGAACAAGAGGTTTTTGAAGCGCTGATGCTGGCGAAG AGACTAGGGCCGGATGTGAGAGAAGGGAAGAGGAGACAATTTAATTATATAG GAAGACTATTGCGGGATGCCCAGCCTGAATTGATGGATGCTCTCATTCAGGCTTCAAAAGATGGTGATACTGGTAGATTGCAATCCTTGTGTGGCAAACAGACATGGCCCATGAATCCAGAAGCGGATGTGGAATTTGAAGATGACGACCTTCAAGAG GCATGTGATGACTACTTGGAGATAGCAGATAGATGGTTTGTGGGACTGGTAGACAAGGACTCTTCAATTACAAATGAGGTGTATTCACTCCATAGTGTGGACTTTGATAGACAG GAGTTGAGAAAGCTTGTTCGAAGAGTACAATCTATTCAATCAAACCAGCTAAGGGAAGAAAATATGGAAGGTCCTGATGAATCCTTGGCTGGTGCAAAGACTTTGCTGAGTCGCTTCCTCCGTTCTCTTGCAAAGAAGTCTTTGACCATGTAG